Proteins from a genomic interval of Pseudoalteromonas sp. MEBiC 03607:
- the traL gene encoding type IV conjugative transfer system protein TraL — MEPVSIPSYIDDPPHFLLWSADEMAPILLGLVIGIFTGNALVLCLLGLVTTKLYRRFRDGRPDGFILHAIYWAGLLPTKAKTIPNPFIRSYLP, encoded by the coding sequence ATGGAACCTGTGAGTATTCCGTCCTATATCGATGACCCGCCGCACTTCCTGCTTTGGAGTGCCGACGAGATGGCTCCCATTCTGTTGGGGCTAGTGATCGGCATTTTTACCGGTAATGCCTTGGTTTTATGCCTGTTGGGGTTGGTGACAACCAAGCTCTATCGGCGTTTTCGTGATGGTCGCCCGGATGGTTTTATTCTTCACGCCATCTACTGGGCCGGACTGCTGCCAACCAAGGCCAAGACGATCCCAAACCCATTTATCAGGAGCTATCTGCCGTGA
- a CDS encoding XRE family transcriptional regulator — protein sequence MNNEFFGEKLRLARLMAGITQQELGELVAVSRQFIHQLEAGVKPPAEDLLLALAEVLKVKSDFFFKKPQNDVKYEQCHFRKRKTTPVGLANRVLALGTIFELLVEIIEDHLELPVANFIDFEESDLSAEDIERAAEQCRINWGLGLDAPVTNMVRVLENNGAVITCFDGVSDKVDALSMNRKRPIIVRNNAKESCCRMRFDLAHECGHLVLHQGVETGCAKTEREADAFASAFLFPRKAFLKEFPQCVGPVRIRWEKIFALKLRWRVSARAIIYRANYLGLISSQQYRTANVYLNKSGQSKTEDLDDQIPMEQPELLSAAIDQLNEHLGISIFDIANDLGVSEQIVAQLTSYDLTKQINKSNVRNINF from the coding sequence ATGAATAACGAATTTTTTGGTGAAAAACTAAGACTGGCGAGATTGATGGCCGGAATTACTCAACAAGAACTTGGTGAGTTAGTTGCGGTCAGTCGTCAGTTTATACATCAGCTTGAAGCAGGTGTTAAACCACCTGCTGAAGACCTGCTTTTAGCATTGGCTGAAGTATTAAAAGTGAAAAGTGATTTCTTTTTTAAGAAACCACAAAATGATGTTAAGTATGAGCAATGCCACTTTCGCAAGCGCAAAACAACACCAGTTGGACTTGCAAATCGAGTATTGGCTCTGGGCACCATTTTTGAACTATTAGTTGAGATTATTGAAGATCATCTTGAGTTGCCTGTTGCCAATTTTATTGATTTTGAAGAATCAGATCTGAGTGCGGAGGATATCGAAAGAGCAGCGGAGCAATGTCGTATTAACTGGGGTCTGGGATTGGATGCACCAGTTACAAACATGGTAAGAGTACTGGAGAATAATGGCGCTGTAATCACTTGCTTTGATGGTGTTTCAGATAAAGTTGATGCGTTATCAATGAATCGAAAAAGACCCATCATAGTAAGAAATAATGCGAAGGAAAGCTGCTGTAGAATGCGCTTTGATTTGGCGCATGAATGTGGCCATTTGGTTTTGCATCAAGGTGTAGAAACTGGGTGTGCTAAAACAGAGAGAGAAGCTGATGCTTTTGCAAGTGCGTTTCTTTTTCCACGTAAGGCTTTTCTGAAAGAGTTTCCTCAATGTGTGGGACCTGTTCGAATCAGGTGGGAGAAAATCTTTGCATTGAAACTTAGATGGCGTGTTAGTGCGAGAGCAATAATTTATCGAGCTAATTATCTTGGGTTAATTTCGTCGCAACAGTACAGAACCGCCAATGTTTATTTGAATAAATCGGGTCAATCGAAAACAGAAGACTTGGATGATCAAATACCAATGGAACAGCCAGAGCTTTTATCAGCTGCAATAGATCAGCTTAACGAGCATCTGGGTATTTCGATTTTTGATATTGCAAACGATTTAGGTGTTTCAGAGCAGATAGTAGCTCAGTTAACCAGTTACGATTTGACTAAGCAAATCAATAAGTCAAATGTCAGAAATATCAATTTTTAA